In Dehalococcoidia bacterium, one genomic interval encodes:
- a CDS encoding Ni/Fe hydrogenase subunit alpha, translated as MSKKIDINVHHITRIEGHGNIILKATDGTIEKLEWQVPEAPRFFEAMVRGRMWYDIQVIVSRICGICSVSHSLAAVKAVEDAMGVSVSEQTRKLRMLLHYGEQFQSHILHVGYLVAPDLLGAKSVVPLASSHPDAVKTIVGVHRIGSEWTELIGGRTTHPVTLRVGGFGKLPSETELRGLKKSLEDTIPKLQAIANLVLSLAGKLPSFDRPTEYIALVQPGRYPFHHGQIGSTDTPEIVDIHKWESVANEYVPAQSTAKWTKWHRDSYAVGALARFNLNADNLLPLATKTAQSFGLKKGCCNPYMNSVAQVVEAVQVVERSLQFIDDLLSAGIKPEVAQVVPKAGVGVGAVEAPRGILFHRYAFDDDGRCMSANICIPTNQNHGNIQKDFEALVPKILDKSQDEIRLLLEMLVRSYDPCVSCSTHFLDVKFV; from the coding sequence ATGAGCAAAAAGATTGACATCAATGTTCATCATATCACGCGAATTGAGGGACACGGAAACATCATCCTCAAAGCCACCGACGGCACGATAGAGAAGTTGGAATGGCAGGTGCCGGAAGCGCCGCGCTTTTTTGAGGCCATGGTACGCGGGCGCATGTGGTACGACATCCAGGTGATCGTGAGCCGAATCTGCGGGATATGTTCGGTATCTCACTCCCTGGCAGCAGTCAAGGCCGTTGAGGATGCTATGGGCGTCTCGGTATCGGAGCAGACCCGAAAACTGCGCATGCTTCTGCACTATGGAGAGCAGTTCCAGAGCCACATCCTGCACGTCGGCTATCTCGTGGCGCCCGATCTGCTGGGAGCCAAATCGGTGGTGCCTCTGGCCTCTTCTCATCCCGATGCAGTCAAGACCATTGTCGGGGTCCATCGCATCGGAAGCGAGTGGACAGAGTTGATCGGCGGCCGAACCACGCATCCGGTCACCCTGAGAGTAGGCGGATTCGGGAAGCTTCCCTCCGAGACCGAACTGAGAGGGTTGAAAAAATCCCTTGAGGACACCATCCCAAAACTGCAGGCCATAGCCAATCTGGTTTTGAGTCTGGCTGGAAAACTCCCCAGCTTTGATCGGCCAACAGAGTATATCGCGCTGGTCCAGCCCGGGCGCTATCCCTTCCACCATGGGCAAATCGGCAGCACCGATACCCCGGAGATCGTGGATATTCACAAATGGGAATCGGTAGCCAACGAATATGTCCCGGCCCAATCCACCGCCAAGTGGACCAAGTGGCACAGAGATTCATACGCCGTCGGGGCCCTGGCCAGATTTAACCTGAATGCGGATAACCTGCTGCCCTTGGCAACCAAAACAGCTCAATCCTTCGGCCTGAAGAAAGGGTGCTGCAATCCCTACATGAACAGCGTGGCTCAGGTGGTTGAGGCCGTACAGGTAGTGGAAAGATCGCTGCAGTTCATCGATGACCTTCTCTCCGCCGGGATAAAGCCCGAGGTTGCCCAGGTAGTGCCGAAGGCAGGCGTGGGCGTAGGCGCAGTGGAAGCTCCGCGCGGCATTCTGTTCCACCGCTATGCCTTCGATGATGACGGACGATGCATGTCGGCCAATATCTGCATCCCAACCAACCAGAACCACGGCAACATTCAGAAGGACTTCGAAGCGCTGGTTCCCAAGATTCTCGATAAGAGCCAGGATGAGATCCGTCTGTTGCTGGAAATGCTGGTCAGGTCGTACGATCCGTGCGTATCCTGCTCCACCCACTTCTTGGACGTGAAGTTCGTTTAG
- a CDS encoding FAD/NAD(P)-binding protein translates to METTIKSQDDIYRPHLATVLKSEPMTAMERFFELKLDSGRELGNKPGQFVEVSVLGIGEAPISVSSSPTQKGSFQLVVRNAGNVTRAIHNLKPGDKLGIRGPFGTNFPVEGTMKGKDIIFVCGGLGLAPVRSAINYVMDNRKNYGNVTILYGCRNPVERLFINEVKNWASKDRVTYTETVDRGDENWKGNVGVITTLMTDMSVDPGKTVAIVCGPPVMYKFAIMSLYKTGMTADNIYVSLERHMKCGVGKCGHCQINGLYACQEGPVFKYADVAEVKEAI, encoded by the coding sequence ATGGAAACGACAATCAAATCTCAGGACGACATCTATCGGCCGCATTTGGCCACAGTGCTGAAGTCAGAGCCGATGACAGCGATGGAGCGCTTTTTCGAATTGAAGCTGGATTCCGGCCGGGAACTGGGTAATAAACCGGGCCAGTTCGTGGAGGTATCCGTCCTCGGCATTGGCGAAGCGCCTATCTCCGTTTCATCATCGCCGACACAGAAAGGCTCTTTCCAGCTGGTGGTGCGAAACGCGGGAAATGTCACCCGCGCCATACATAACCTCAAACCGGGCGATAAGTTGGGAATCCGCGGCCCCTTCGGAACGAACTTCCCGGTAGAGGGTACGATGAAGGGGAAGGATATCATTTTTGTCTGCGGCGGTTTAGGCTTGGCGCCTGTGCGTTCGGCAATCAACTATGTTATGGATAACCGCAAGAATTATGGCAATGTGACCATCCTCTATGGCTGCAGAAATCCGGTCGAGAGGTTGTTCATCAATGAGGTCAAGAACTGGGCATCCAAGGACCGGGTAACCTACACTGAAACCGTCGACCGGGGAGATGAAAACTGGAAGGGTAATGTTGGGGTGATAACCACCTTGATGACGGATATGTCGGTCGATCCCGGCAAGACAGTAGCCATTGTCTGCGGACCGCCAGTGATGTACAAGTTCGCCATCATGTCACTTTATAAGACAGGGATGACCGCCGATAACATCTATGTGTCGCTGGAGCGGCACATGAAATGCGGAGTCGGCAAATGCGGCCACTGTCAGATTAACGGACTCTATGCCTGCCAGGAAGGCCCGGTCTTCAAATATGCCGATGTGGCCGAAGTGAAGGAGGCCATCTAA
- a CDS encoding 4Fe-4S dicluster domain-containing protein, with the protein MSIKRVDLATLTTWIDGLTKKERVIGVQAKGDRFAFGPLARAADLRLDYDVTILPPKTFFQPPKETLMSFNKTSGYQSVVEDKPFVLFGVHPYDMAAILQMDEIFSQGTYDVHYMTRRKNATIVVVDVYRVSPNVFAGSMGTSHIEDGYDILITKIGDDYLVDGKTMSGKSLMLGLVAAPDASESWIEQRKMVWEYNKQRLRKHDLKVPPSKWPKLLEEGYDNPIWEERANLCYSCGSCVLVCPTCYCFDVRDETNWDLSSGERIRVWDGCMLTDFATVAGNHNFRKDKSARFRHRYLRKGKYVPTKIGGQIACVGCGRCVTACTANIANPVEVMNRLAEGE; encoded by the coding sequence ATGAGCATAAAAAGGGTTGATCTGGCAACACTGACCACATGGATCGACGGATTGACTAAAAAGGAGCGGGTCATTGGAGTTCAGGCCAAGGGCGACCGATTTGCTTTTGGCCCACTGGCCCGAGCGGCTGATTTGCGGTTGGACTATGATGTGACCATCCTGCCCCCGAAAACATTTTTCCAACCCCCAAAAGAAACCCTCATGTCTTTCAACAAAACCTCCGGATACCAAAGCGTAGTGGAAGACAAACCCTTTGTCCTCTTTGGCGTGCACCCGTATGACATGGCGGCCATCCTGCAGATGGATGAGATATTCTCGCAGGGGACTTATGATGTTCACTACATGACCAGGCGGAAAAATGCCACGATTGTGGTGGTAGATGTCTATCGAGTTTCACCGAATGTTTTCGCCGGCAGCATGGGGACATCGCATATTGAAGACGGATACGATATTCTCATCACCAAAATCGGCGATGACTATCTGGTGGATGGGAAAACAATGTCAGGCAAGAGCCTGATGCTGGGCCTCGTAGCAGCGCCCGATGCAAGCGAGAGCTGGATTGAACAGCGCAAAATGGTCTGGGAATACAACAAACAGCGGCTGCGCAAGCACGATCTGAAAGTGCCTCCCTCAAAATGGCCCAAGCTGCTGGAAGAGGGATACGATAATCCCATCTGGGAAGAGCGGGCCAACCTGTGCTATTCCTGCGGATCATGTGTTCTCGTATGCCCCACCTGCTACTGCTTTGATGTTCGCGATGAGACAAACTGGGACCTTTCAAGCGGAGAGCGCATCCGGGTTTGGGACGGATGCATGCTGACCGATTTTGCCACGGTAGCGGGCAATCACAATTTCCGCAAGGACAAATCGGCACGGTTTCGCCATCGCTATTTGAGGAAAGGGAAATACGTGCCCACGAAGATCGGAGGGCAGATTGCCTGCGTGGGATGCGGCAGGTGCGTCACCGCCTGTACTGCCAATATTGCAAATCCGGTCGAGGTTATGAACCGACTCGCGGAGGGTGAGTAA
- a CDS encoding CBS domain-containing protein produces MTTKKTAKDGMTRTARDIMTQPVVTANEDMIVTDAIKLLLRWHIYGMPVVDSSGKIVGLITEDDVVNSAFSGNAKDTVVREVMINKVETYSPDMLVEEIVNHFAAGQIRSASVVEGGKIIGIISRRDVIRELNRIYSQF; encoded by the coding sequence ATGACAACCAAGAAAACGGCAAAGGACGGCATGACCAGAACGGCAAGGGATATCATGACTCAACCCGTGGTAACAGCCAACGAGGATATGATCGTGACCGATGCCATAAAACTCCTCTTGCGCTGGCATATCTACGGAATGCCGGTAGTGGACAGTTCCGGAAAGATCGTTGGCCTGATTACCGAGGATGACGTGGTGAATTCCGCATTCAGCGGCAATGCCAAGGACACAGTAGTGCGTGAAGTCATGATCAACAAAGTGGAGACCTATTCACCTGATATGCTCGTTGAGGAAATAGTGAACCACTTTGCCGCCGGACAGATTCGCAGCGCCTCGGTTGTAGAAGGCGGAAAAATTATCGGGATAATCAGCCGGCGCGATGTTATCCGAGAGCTGAATCGAATCTACAGCCAGTTCTAG